TTTCTCATGATACATCTCTTCCACGTAGATTTCTACTTTTACCTGAATGCTGGTATTCCCTACATGCTCTATCTTGCCAACGATTTCAATGATTGTCCCTGCTGGAATCGGCCTTTTGAAATCTATTTTATTTGTTGAAACAGTAACAAGTCTGAGCTTGCTGAATCTTGTTGCTGTGATGAAGGCAACTTCATCCATATATGCAAGAGCAGCCCCTCCGAAAAGTGTATCATAGTGATTCACTGTGTTGGGAAAAATTGCCTTAAATTGACGTGTCTCCGCTTCTTTAATTCTGGTTTCTAAATCCATACTCTCATTTTTTTACAATATAAATCTGTAATAATCATTAAAAAAATGTCAACCCATTTGTTATTATGGTAAACTAAAGTATTGATTGTTATGATCAAAAAGATTTTTTAGAGTGTAATGGTTCATTCCTGGTAAACAATTCCCCTTCATAATAGTCTTATATTTAAATTTTAGGCCAATCTAAAAATATTATATCATTTATCTAAATTTAATTTTTATATTTGACAAAATTTAAATTTAAATGGAACTAAAAATTAAACATATATTTTTTCTGTTGATTTTAAGCCTTTTACTTAGCGTAAATGAAGGCTGTGGTCAGACATCCTATATAAAGGGGAACGTAAGTTCAGCAGGAGAACCGGTCATAGGAGCTCTGGTGATTATAGAAAGCCTGAATCAGAGCCAATTGACCGACACACTTGGAAATTTTGCTTTTCAACAATTAAATCATGGAACTTATAAGATTAAGGTTCAGGCCATAGACTATCAGAATTATGAAAGAACTGTAACGCTGAAAACAGGTGACAATAAAAAACTTGACATACAGCTGGATGCATTTAAATCAGAACTTAATGAAGTAGTCGTGACGGGTACAATGAAAGAAGTAAGCAGAACTTCCTCTCCAATCCCTGTAGAAGTGTATACACCAAACTACTTTAAGAAAAACCCGACACCAAGCCTGTTCGAAAGCCTTCAAATAGTGAATGGAGTGCAACCTCAGCTCAACTGCAATGTCTGCAATACCGGAGATATCCATATAAACGGAATGGAGGGGCCTTATACAATGATTACCATTGATGGAATGCCAATTGTAAGTAGCCTGTCAACTGTATACGGACTAAGCGGAATCCCAAACAGTATGGTTCAAAGAATCGAGGTAGTTAAAGGCCCGGCATCCACCTTATATGGATCAGAGGCTGTAGGAGGCTTAATTAATATTATCACAAAAGACCCATCTACATCTCCAAGGGGAACAGTCGACGTCTTTGCAACATCTCAGCAAGAGCTTAATGCAGACGTATCGATAAGAAGTAATGCAGGAAAGCACACTTCCCTGTTGGGAATAAATTATTTCAACTTCAAAAATAAACTTGATGTAAATAACGACCACTTTACAGATGTCACACTACAGGACCGAATTTCAGTTTTTAACAAATGGAATTTTAAAAGAAAAAATAACAGGTTAGCATCTGTCGCCGGACGATACATCTATGAAGATCGCTGGGGAGGAGAGCTAAACTATGAGAATAAATTCCGTGGAACAGACAGTGTTTATGGAGAATCCATCTACACAAAAAGATATGAATTGATTGGAGTTTACCAGCTTCCAGTGAAAGAGAAAATAACATTTCAGTTTTCACTTAATTCCCATCATCAGAATTCGGTTTATGGGGTAATGCCTTTTATTGCCCAGCAATATATAGGCTTTGCACAGTTTTTATATGACAAAAAACTTTCAGCAAGACATGATTTGTTAATAGGTCTGCCTTTCCGTTATATTTATTACGATGATAATACTCCCGGAACCAGCTCTGCAGATATCGCGGAACCTGTCAACGCCCCTCAGAAGACTTTTCTTCCGGGGATATTTGTGCAGGAAGAGTTTGCCATAAATACCAAACTCAAGAGTCTTGCGGGTTTGCGGTATGATTATAATTCAATTCATGGTTCTATTTTTACACCTCGAATCAGCTTTAAATATGATCTTTCAAAAACAAATATTATCAGACTAAGTGGTGGTAATGGATACAGAACTGTAAATCTTTTTACTGAAGATCACGCAGCATTAACAGGCTCCAGAGAAGTGATCATTTCACATGAGCTGAAGCCCGAGAAATCATATAATGCAAACCTAAATTACCAGAAGTTCATTAATACAAAAAAGGGGTTTATAGGGCTTGATCTGAGTTTGTTCTACACTTACTTCACAAATAAAATTATTGGTGATTTTCTGACAGATCCGGATAAAATCATTTATGACAATCTTAATGGGTATGCTATTTCCAAAGGAATTACTTTAAATACAGATTTCAGTTTTTCCTTTCCATTAAAGATCATTGCGGGTATAACTCTGATGGATGTATACTCTGTACAAAAAGACAGCATTGGAGTAAACAGAAGGGTGCAGCAACTTCATGCGCCAAAGATTTCAGGCACATTTGCTGTAACTTATAAGATCAATCAATTAGGTATTGTTATAGATTATACAGGAAGGGTAACAGGGCCGATGGAATTACCAGTGCAGACCAATGACTATCGCCCATCCGTTTCACCATGGTTCAGTATCCAGAATATTCAGATCACGAAAAAAATCAACAAACAGTTCGAGGTATATGGAGGAGTTAAGAATCTTTTGAACTATTTGCCGAAGTATTCTCTGCTTCGTTCCGAAGATCCGTTTGATAAAAGAGTGAATGACTCTGTGAGTAATCCAAATGGGTATACGTTTGATACAAGTTATAACTATGCACCCGTTCAGGGGATAAGGGGATTTGCAGGAATTAGGTGGATTCTTCAATAAAAAGTCCAAAAATATACTTGAGGCAAGGTTCATATTTCCCTTTCAAATAGTATATTTGAAAAATCTGACTTTTAGAATTGAATAATTTGCTATGAACATTCATTATTTAAGGCATGTAGAGTTTGAAGGGCTTGGATGTATAAAAGAATGGGCTAAAGTACCTGCCAACAGACTCACCGCGACCAAATTTTATGAAGATAATAAACTTCCTTTTGTTGATTTGTTTGACCTATTGATTGTAATGGGCGGACCGATGGGGGTGTACGAAGAAAGCCAGTACCCATGGATGAAAAAGGAGAAAGAACTCATTGCTAAAGCTATAGATAAAAATAAAAAAGTGCTTGGCATTTGCCTAGGTGCACAACTTATTGCTGATGTTTTGGGTGCAAAAGTATATAAGAACAAAGAGAAAGAAATTGGTTGGTTACCTCTGGATTTGACTGAAGAAGCTAAGAATAATAAATTATTTAATGATTTTCAGTCGAAATCTACAGTATTTCAATGGCACGGAGATACTTTTGATATTCCTTCCGGTGCTAAAAGAATTGGATCAAGTGAAGCTTGCGAAAACCAAGGTTTTATATATGGGGACAATGTTGTCGCATTTCAGTTTCACTTGGAAATGACTGCTAGTGGTATAGATAAGTTAATAGCTAACTGCGGGCATGAACTGGTAAAAGGACGCTTCATTCAAACGCCAGAAGAATTGCGTAAAGAAGATTATCTCCCAACATCCAATGAGATGATGATAAACTTCTTAAATAAATTTGTAAAGTAAATCGAAGAGCTGGTATACTCCTAAAACTATCAGAACATAACCGATTAGTTTATTTACAAACTGGCTCTTCAGATTAACCTTTGCGGCGATTGAATGACTTAGGAAAGCAATAAGTGTAAGTACCAGGATAGTGCCGATACATATGCCTCCTATAAATACATTCAGTAGAAAATCATCTTTTGAGATCCAGTTATTACTCATAAAAATAGATCCCCAGAAAACCCAGAAAGGAATCTGAAGCGGATTAATTACTCCAAGAAAAATTCCGTTAAGAAAACTCCTTCCCTTTCTTAATTCCCGGCTTTCTCCCTCTTTTTCCTCTTTCTTCAGATAATACACTGCAACCAGCAGGAACACCGGAACAGAAACCATACGAATGATTGAATCAAGATGGGTTTGAGTCATTAATACTCCTATAAGTTTAATGGCGATAGTACTATAAATTAATTCAATCAAAGTTGCTCCCAATGCAAAGTAGAGCCCTGCTTTGAGATTGACAGAAACGGTGGTTTGCACCACACCAAGATTAATAGTACCCAAAGGGATGCTACCGGCAAAACTAACCACCACACCTATCAATAAATGCCAAATAATATCTATCATAATCTTTAATCAAAATGAATCACGGTAATTAATTCGAACGCTTAACTTTCCACGCAACACCTCAAAGTATCCCCCGGATCAGAGAGTAAACGTCAATCCATTCACTTGAAGTATTTCGGGCGATGTTATTAACTATTTATGAGATGACAATTGAAATGTGTATTCAGTATAGTTCAGATTACCAAACCCCCATTGCTCCTCCGGCGCCCCTTAGCAAAGCCGCTTTCCTGGATTCATAGTCGCTGTTTTTAAAGGACGCATCGAAACCGCCTCTTTGAGCTCCAAATGTATTCATCAGCATCAGGCTTCTAAAAAAACCGGGCTTTCTGGTACCGAAATGATT
This window of the Sporocytophaga myxococcoides genome carries:
- a CDS encoding acyl-CoA thioesterase, producing MDLETRIKEAETRQFKAIFPNTVNHYDTLFGGAALAYMDEVAFITATRFSKLRLVTVSTNKIDFKRPIPAGTIIEIVGKIEHVGNTSIQVKVEIYVEEMYHEKREKAIEGLFTMVAVGEDKKPVRILKDFGS
- a CDS encoding TonB-dependent receptor, which translates into the protein MELKIKHIFFLLILSLLLSVNEGCGQTSYIKGNVSSAGEPVIGALVIIESLNQSQLTDTLGNFAFQQLNHGTYKIKVQAIDYQNYERTVTLKTGDNKKLDIQLDAFKSELNEVVVTGTMKEVSRTSSPIPVEVYTPNYFKKNPTPSLFESLQIVNGVQPQLNCNVCNTGDIHINGMEGPYTMITIDGMPIVSSLSTVYGLSGIPNSMVQRIEVVKGPASTLYGSEAVGGLINIITKDPSTSPRGTVDVFATSQQELNADVSIRSNAGKHTSLLGINYFNFKNKLDVNNDHFTDVTLQDRISVFNKWNFKRKNNRLASVAGRYIYEDRWGGELNYENKFRGTDSVYGESIYTKRYELIGVYQLPVKEKITFQFSLNSHHQNSVYGVMPFIAQQYIGFAQFLYDKKLSARHDLLIGLPFRYIYYDDNTPGTSSADIAEPVNAPQKTFLPGIFVQEEFAINTKLKSLAGLRYDYNSIHGSIFTPRISFKYDLSKTNIIRLSGGNGYRTVNLFTEDHAALTGSREVIISHELKPEKSYNANLNYQKFINTKKGFIGLDLSLFYTYFTNKIIGDFLTDPDKIIYDNLNGYAISKGITLNTDFSFSFPLKIIAGITLMDVYSVQKDSIGVNRRVQQLHAPKISGTFAVTYKINQLGIVIDYTGRVTGPMELPVQTNDYRPSVSPWFSIQNIQITKKINKQFEVYGGVKNLLNYLPKYSLLRSEDPFDKRVNDSVSNPNGYTFDTSYNYAPVQGIRGFAGIRWILQ
- a CDS encoding type 1 glutamine amidotransferase; translation: MNIHYLRHVEFEGLGCIKEWAKVPANRLTATKFYEDNKLPFVDLFDLLIVMGGPMGVYEESQYPWMKKEKELIAKAIDKNKKVLGICLGAQLIADVLGAKVYKNKEKEIGWLPLDLTEEAKNNKLFNDFQSKSTVFQWHGDTFDIPSGAKRIGSSEACENQGFIYGDNVVAFQFHLEMTASGIDKLIANCGHELVKGRFIQTPEELRKEDYLPTSNEMMINFLNKFVK
- a CDS encoding LysE family translocator, whose protein sequence is MIDIIWHLLIGVVVSFAGSIPLGTINLGVVQTTVSVNLKAGLYFALGATLIELIYSTIAIKLIGVLMTQTHLDSIIRMVSVPVFLLVAVYYLKKEEKEGESRELRKGRSFLNGIFLGVINPLQIPFWVFWGSIFMSNNWISKDDFLLNVFIGGICIGTILVLTLIAFLSHSIAAKVNLKSQFVNKLIGYVLIVLGVYQLFDLLYKFI